From the genome of Deferribacteraceae bacterium V6Fe1:
TGCAGCATTAATACCTGCAGTCCCTCCGCCTAATATTACAAATTTGGCACTGTGAGTACCTGCAACACCTCCAGCAAGCATTCCTCTACCACCATAAGGCTTAGCAAGAAAATGTGCTGCCATCATTGATGCCATTTTGCCGGCAACTTCACTCATAGGCTCAAGAAGGGGAAGCTTTCTGTTTACCTCTATCGTTTCATATGCAATGCCTACTACTTTTTTCTCAATAAGTCCTATTGTTTGAGGCTTGTCAGGAGCAAGATGAAGATATGTGTATAAAATTTGCCCCTCTTTAAGCATTTCAATTTCAACTGTTTGAGGCTCTTTAACTTTAACAATCATTTCCGCACTGTCAAATATCTCTTTGGCTGTATCAAGAATTTTTGCACCTTCGTTTATATATTCTTCATCAGTAATACCGCTTCCAAGCCCCGCACCTTTTTGAATCAATACCTCATGACCTGCTGCAACAAATTGATGTACACCCGCCGGTGTCATACTTACTCTGTTCTCATTGTTTTTAATTTCCTTTGGTACGCCAATAATCATCAAATACTCCTTTCAATAATTTAATTATATTGCCGAGTTTATATAATTTACCATCGTTACAAAATCAAAAACTGGTTTGTCTGTTACTTTCCTAATTGATTCTGCAAAAGGTGGTAAATCCGTACACTCTAAAACAAGTGCACTAATATTTTGATTTTCATTTATAGCCTTTAGTGCTGTACCAATAACTTCTTTTTCAATAATATCAAGATTCACATCTTCCTGAGGTGCCTCAAAAATCTTATTCCACTCATGGCATTCTTCCATACCATAAATACTTAAAGAAATATCAGAAGATATACCGACTGCATGTAAATGCTCCTCTTTCAATGCTCTTTTTTTTGCAGTAATAACCGCAATAGTTTTATTTTTTCCAAACATGTTACTTATAAAAGGAATTTGCAATAAACTTGAAGTAAAAACTGGTACATTTAGTGCCTCAGCCATTTCCCTTTGAAATATAGCATTAAAACCACAGCTAGTTGTTATCGCTTTGACACCTTTTTCGACCATTTCTTTAGCTTCTTCAATCATCTTTTTCATAATATCATGGTCTGGATTTTCAAGTATTGTGTGGATATTAGCGCCTTCTACCCGACGAAACATAACTGGGAAGTTATAAGTTTCAGGATTAGTGCTGTTACCTTTTAAGTATTCTAACTGCTCTAAACCTCGAGGTGATTGCCCTGCTTCCCAACATAAAATCCCTATTCTTGCATTCTTACCTGAACTCATATGTTAACCTCTTTTTAATTACATGGTTAAATAACCAAATGCGAAAAAACCAATTGTAGCTAAAACACCTGCTAAAATTGCGTAAGGAACCTGTGTTGAAACATGATCCATATGATCACAACCTGCTCCAAATGAAGACAAACAAGTAGTATCTGAAATTGGAGAACAGTGATCACCAAATATACCTCCGCTAACTACAGAGCCTATTGTAACTAAAACAAACGTATTAATATCTCCACCTGACAAGTTTAATGCAATTGGCATAACAAATGGCATTAGCATTGCAAATGTTCCCCATGATGTACCAGTAAAAAAAGATATAAAAGAGCCTGTAATAAATGCTATAGCAGGTAGTAAGCCAGCTGTCATCCACCCTTCTGTCAATGATAATATATATTGCTGCGCGCCAAGTTTTTTAGATATTGTATTAATCGCATATGCTCCAGCTAAAATAAGTATAGCAGTAGTTACACCCTTTATACCTTTTATAGCCACGTCCATTGCATCTTTAATACCATTAAAGTATCCTCCTACTGTTAAAGCAATTATTTGATAAATTATTGCAGCAAAAAATGACTCCAATATTTTTACACTGCCTAATTTTACAAAAGTGCCAATTGCAACTATAACTATAATCAAAACGGGTAAAAATAAATAAACAAATAGATTAGTTTTTTTACCCTCTATAGGCTTAATCATATCTAACTCTTCTCCGGTCAAAGGAGTAGCTCCATCTCTTAATAATTTACCTTCTTCTGAAGCTCTTTTTTCTGCTTTTTTCATGGAGCCAAAATCAGGTATAATTTTAAATGCAATTAGACCAGATAATATGACAGCAAACCATCCATAGAAATTATAAGGTATTGATTTTATAAAATATGTCATTCCTGCATCTACATCTTTTATTGGTCCATACCCTTTAAGAAGTCCTGCTATGTAAACTGCCCAACCTGTTAAAGGGATCAAGGTACAAACAGGTGCACTCCCCGAATCCAAAAGATATGCCAGCTTTTCTCTTGAAACTTTGTGCTTATCTGTTATAGGTCTAGCTATTGGTCCGGAAAATAAAGTACTAAAATAATCACTTATGAAAATAAAAATTCCTAATATCCAAGCAAAAGCAGTGGCACCTCTTTGGGTTTTAATCTTAGTACTTGCCCAGTCAGCAAAAGCTGAAATAACACCACTTCTTAAATAAAAAGCAATCATTAAACCTACAGAAACTTCAATCATTACAATCCAAATGAAATCAGCATTGCCTAAAGACAGCTGAAATAACTTAGAAAGTCCTGTAGCAGGATCAAACCCAGCAATTATTACCCCAACAACACAACCAAGCAATAAAGAAAAAATTGCATCTTTTGTTAAAAATGCCAATACTAAAGCCACTAATACTGGGACTACAGATAAAAAACCTTTTGCAGCAATATGTTCCATATTTTCCTCCTAATATGTAATTAGCCTATGGCTCTAAACTACCATCCCATTTCTCTTCAAAACTATCTAAAACTATATTTCTTTTACCAAGTTCAGACATGAAATCCTCAAAAGGAACGTCAAAAGGAGTTAAAACTCCACTTTTTGAAATTCTGCCATCTAATATCATTTGGACACCGATAGAAACAGTAAAGCCTACTGTCCTTTGCATTGAAGTAAAACCAGTTTCAAGGTCTCTCTTATCAATAATTTGGTTAATAAATCTTACTGGTTTATTATTTTTGAATCCCCTTGCATCAACTCGAATTAAAGCGACATCTCTTTCATTTTCACCATAGAAAAATTTACTATTGTTACCTAATAAGCTTGCACAAAATTGTACTGGAGAAACTTTTAAACCATTACAATCAATAGGGTCCTCATTAAGAAAACCACACTTGGCCATTTTGCTCCAAAATGAA
Proteins encoded in this window:
- a CDS encoding aspartate/glutamate racemase family protein encodes the protein MSSGKNARIGILCWEAGQSPRGLEQLEYLKGNSTNPETYNFPVMFRRVEGANIHTILENPDHDIMKKMIEEAKEMVEKGVKAITTSCGFNAIFQREMAEALNVPVFTSSLLQIPFISNMFGKNKTIAVITAKKRALKEEHLHAVGISSDISLSIYGMEECHEWNKIFEAPQEDVNLDIIEKEVIGTALKAINENQNISALVLECTDLPPFAESIRKVTDKPVFDFVTMVNYINSAI
- a CDS encoding transporter, giving the protein MEHIAAKGFLSVVPVLVALVLAFLTKDAIFSLLLGCVVGVIIAGFDPATGLSKLFQLSLGNADFIWIVMIEVSVGLMIAFYLRSGVISAFADWASTKIKTQRGATAFAWILGIFIFISDYFSTLFSGPIARPITDKHKVSREKLAYLLDSGSAPVCTLIPLTGWAVYIAGLLKGYGPIKDVDAGMTYFIKSIPYNFYGWFAVILSGLIAFKIIPDFGSMKKAEKRASEEGKLLRDGATPLTGEELDMIKPIEGKKTNLFVYLFLPVLIIVIVAIGTFVKLGSVKILESFFAAIIYQIIALTVGGYFNGIKDAMDVAIKGIKGVTTAILILAGAYAINTISKKLGAQQYILSLTEGWMTAGLLPAIAFITGSFISFFTGTSWGTFAMLMPFVMPIALNLSGGDINTFVLVTIGSVVSGGIFGDHCSPISDTTCLSSFGAGCDHMDHVSTQVPYAILAGVLATIGFFAFGYLTM